The DNA segment ATGATGAATTAGTGGGGTAAAAGTAATTAATTCATCATGTAGCCTTTGAATCACAAAAAAAAGGACGAAATTACTGAGATGGTGATTTCGTCTTAGTCTTTATGTCTGTTGCCGTTGGTTGATGGCTCTTCAATCGCCAAGTTGTAAATTTCACGCTTCAATTCTGCTACTTGGCGAGAAAATTTTTCTCTGCACACACTGTATATTTGCATCAGTTTGGGAGAATATAAATTAAGCTCTCAAGCGACCCCTAAAAGATTCTTTTTCCCAACACCCTAGACTCTTTTTTTGTAGGAGATTAGCCCTGCAAAATCCTCAATAATTTTCCAAAATAGATTAGGTTTTTGTAGCACCATTACCCAAAACAAATTAGGTTTTTTTAGCAAAAATCGCCTTGCAGGTGCTGTGAAATAGTCTTTTAAATTTGCCTTCCACCAGAAATTAACTGCTATGTTTAGCTGATCAAGAGAGTAAACTTGATGCCACCAAAAGGCTGGAATAAATAGCATTTCACCTGGTTCTAGGATACACTCTGTATATTTTGCTTTTTGAAATTTAGGAAATTTCTCAATGTCAAGTTTGTCAATGTTTAAGTGACTTATGTGTGGTGTTTGGGAATGCACAGAAAAAGGATATAGAAAAGAAATTTGTTTCGGTTCAAACAGTAAAATCCGCTTTCGACCACGCACCTGAGATAACAGGTTTTGTGCTGCATCCCAATGTAATGGCGTGATATTACCACCAGTACCTATCCAAAGATTTGTGATCATGAACAAATTTTGATTCATGTAATCCGGAATCTCAATATCTGGAAATAGTTCGGGAAAGGAGGTTTGAATTGGACTTTGTTGAAGGTAGTAGTATTGGTCAGCTTTTTTTTCCTGGATAATCCAATCGGTGAATTCAGTAAACTGGATTTTTTTGCTAGGTAAAATAACCTCAGTTTCTGGATCAACGGTGAACATTTTGTTTTTAGAAACGTTGACATCAACTTCTTTGTTACCTATAACAGTATTCAAATAATCAATTGACCATAAACCAAATGCTTTCCAGTCAGGTATTTTTCCAGTAATGATAACTGGTTTTCTATAAGAGAGCGTTTTGTTTTTAAACTCCTCTCGTGTAGGTTTATGAATACGTTCAATATTTACTGAAGTTTGAGAAAATTTATTTTCTAAACGGATATTCATGAATTTTCCTCATTTTTTGTTTTGGCTTTTATTTTGTGCTAGGAAGAACAGACAGCGCACGATTAGGGAACCCAAAAAAATAAATTCCCCAAAAATTTTAGGGTGGGTAGAGCCATCTTCTTGCAGTTTTTTGACCAGTAGTAGGTGATCTGCCTGTGGATGGTATCAGATTGCTGAAAGTATAAAACACCGAAAAAAATACTAAAACTATTTTATGTCTGATTTGTCAGGATTTATCGGTTTTTAGGTCAGTTTTTTAGAGCGAATCAAAAGTCTGTGTAGGTAGTTCAGTGATCACCTGCATCAGATATTGTGTCAAGGTAAAGGCATCTACACCTAATTCTGTGCGTTCTTGGGCGGCTAAAATCCCGGCTTGGGAATGCCACCAAGCCGCGCTGGCCACAATATCCTCTACAGGAGTTTCTTTCGTGGCTCCTTGTGCCAATAATCCACCAATTAACCCTGTCAATACGTCCCCACTACCACCACGCGCCAAGGCTGGGGTGCTTTCAGGATTAATCCAAATTGCTCCTTGGGAGTTAGCGATCGCAGTTCTCGCCCCTTTTAATAAAACTACAGCCCCACTTTGCACAGCTGCGTCTTTTACTGCTTTTACTCGGTCTTGTTTGGGGTCGGCAATATCTGGGAATAATCGCTGAAACTCTCCTGTGTGGGGTGTAAGAACCGTTGGTGCTTGACGCTTTTGTAATGTGGGGATGGTTCCCATCTGTGCCAAAATATTCAAGCCATCAGCATCGAGGACTAAAGAGCGATCGCTAGAAATTACTTCTTGGACAATGGGCGTAGCATCTAAAGTTAAACCAGGGCCACAGGCGATCGCACTAAAGGAACTCAAATCAGTTTTTTCTGGTAATTGCAAATGTGCGATCGCGCCAGTTTCCGTCTCTGGACAACCAATAATTAATGCTTCGGGCAAATGTGATACTAAAATAGGTTTCAACGACTCTGGCACAGCAATTGAGAGCATACCCACACCACTAGCACGCGCACCCAAAGCCGTTAAAATTGCTCCCCCTGCGTAGCGACGGGAACCACAAATCAACAGTAAATGACCTTCCTTATATTTGTGCGTCACTGCTGGACGAGGTAAAGGTAAAGCTAATTTTACTGTTCCTGGAGTAATGCGTTGAATTCTGGGTGCATCCCCTAAAACACCTTGAACATCAGCCCAAAGAATATCAAAATCGATTAACTCAGCTTTGCCGATATATTCTAAAGCTTGGTCTTGCAAAAAAGCCAACTTCCATAAACCCAGACAAAATGTGTGAGTCGCCCGAATAGCAGTGCCTAATACTTCACCTGTATCAGTGTGTATACCGGAAGGGACATCGATACTCAAAACCGGTTTACCCCATTGATTTAAGCGATTAATTGCCAAAGCGATACCTTCAGTAATTGGTCTTTCTAAACCAAAACCAAATAACCCATCAATCAAAAAATCACAATCTGGTAATTCCTCAATTTCTTGATAGTACGGGATACCTAAACTCTGGGCATATTGTAAATGCTGCGAAGTTAATTCTTTCAGCTTAGTAAAAGGAGTATATATCCACACTGCATACCCGCGAAAGTGTAATTCACGGGCTACCACCAAAGCATCGCCCCCATTATGACCAGGACCGACTAAAATTCCTACATGAGATCCCTTCATTTGCTGAACACGAAGGGCAATTAATCCCGCCACCTTTTCCATTAAAGCCGCTACAGGCATTCCGGCAGCAAATATCCGCCCTTCAATATCCCGCATTTGCCTAGCAGTGACTACGACTTGTGAAACCTGTTCTTGCCTATCTTGCATCAGTTCTGAGTCCTCAGCTTTGTGTGCGGCTTGCAGAAATCAATTTTTTTACTCAAGTACACATCTTCAGATCATAAATCTTCTTGTAGGGCGGGCAAGATGCCCGCCCTTGTGTGTTTCATTTACCTACCGTAGTAAACCCTGGAGTTACCATATCCTAATTCTCGCAGATATCTGTTCCATAGCTCTGCATCTGTCCGGTCTGTAAAAGGACCGACAGCGACGTGTGAACCTCGTGGTTCTTGCCTTACCAATACGACACCATACTGACCACTACGTTGCCTAATATTATTTGCAATTGCAGATAGTTCTCTCACATCGGCAGGAATCACAGCATAATAGCTAGACTCTTGTCTCCGATTGGAAAGAGTTGGTGTTTGCTGTTGTCCGGGAGTTACAAAACCAGTTTCCTGCCCATCACTAAAGTTAACAATTTGGGCATTGTTGATACCGTATGACTGTAATTCTCTGACCCGATTTTCTGCATTAATTAGTTGACTAAAAATTCCTGACTGAATCACAGAACGTCCTTGGTACTGGCGAATATAAGCGTCAGGATCAATCCGGCGTACTTGCTGCAAAGTCTGGGAATTACTACTATCAACGTATACTAAGTAACGCTGAAAATTCTGGCTATATTGATTAACCTCTAGTGGTTCGTAAGGCTGAAAGTTTTGCTGATCCTGAAATTCCACTCCTGGCATTGGTTGAACATTGGGTACTGGCGGTAAACTCTGAGCCACCGTATTATTAGCACCTATTTGTGCTGGACTACTTTGGGGAATCAGCGCCAAACA comes from the Nodularia sp. NIES-3585 genome and includes:
- a CDS encoding cupin-like domain-containing protein, which translates into the protein MNIRLENKFSQTSVNIERIHKPTREEFKNKTLSYRKPVIITGKIPDWKAFGLWSIDYLNTVIGNKEVDVNVSKNKMFTVDPETEVILPSKKIQFTEFTDWIIQEKKADQYYYLQQSPIQTSFPELFPDIEIPDYMNQNLFMITNLWIGTGGNITPLHWDAAQNLLSQVRGRKRILLFEPKQISFLYPFSVHSQTPHISHLNIDKLDIEKFPKFQKAKYTECILEPGEMLFIPAFWWHQVYSLDQLNIAVNFWWKANLKDYFTAPARRFLLKKPNLFWVMVLQKPNLFWKIIEDFAGLISYKKRV
- a CDS encoding NAD(P)H-hydrate dehydratase, translating into MQDRQEQVSQVVVTARQMRDIEGRIFAAGMPVAALMEKVAGLIALRVQQMKGSHVGILVGPGHNGGDALVVARELHFRGYAVWIYTPFTKLKELTSQHLQYAQSLGIPYYQEIEELPDCDFLIDGLFGFGLERPITEGIALAINRLNQWGKPVLSIDVPSGIHTDTGEVLGTAIRATHTFCLGLWKLAFLQDQALEYIGKAELIDFDILWADVQGVLGDAPRIQRITPGTVKLALPLPRPAVTHKYKEGHLLLICGSRRYAGGAILTALGARASGVGMLSIAVPESLKPILVSHLPEALIIGCPETETGAIAHLQLPEKTDLSSFSAIACGPGLTLDATPIVQEVISSDRSLVLDADGLNILAQMGTIPTLQKRQAPTVLTPHTGEFQRLFPDIADPKQDRVKAVKDAAVQSGAVVLLKGARTAIANSQGAIWINPESTPALARGGSGDVLTGLIGGLLAQGATKETPVEDIVASAAWWHSQAGILAAQERTELGVDAFTLTQYLMQVITELPTQTFDSL